From a region of the Panicum virgatum strain AP13 chromosome 2K, P.virgatum_v5, whole genome shotgun sequence genome:
- the LOC120659162 gene encoding heat shock 70 kDa protein BIP5-like gives MVVSSNSKKVCVVGAGVAGLAAARELLQEGHDVTVMEQSAGVGGQWLYDPATDAGDPLGTAGAHSSIYASLRLNTPREVVGFSGFPFYPKDNGGGDARRYPGHGEFLRYIRDFCDAFGFMDAVRLSTRVLHVGPAPRDGGIVLRWVVRCVKQGDCGEVVTTTEEVFDAVVVAVGQYTQPRLPTINLHLHPEIDCLCEDGRVVFSDGFVVVADAIIYCSGLWLLALAALGKAGALFLDLEWPPDPATYYPPGRVIAVDLGNTNSCVAGYGGGGQTQTMFQLCIPSWVAFADDGAVLVGEDARNHAAVNPQAAISGFKRLLGKRLTRVFEREFAERVKENLPYKIDVDKDVWPHIQVTTSDGAVRLLGVEKLTAMVVAKLKETAEAYLGHRVEAAILTLPQAFSDYASRDAAFFAGRLAGLEAMRVLSEPAAAANAYAVDEHLREEGNVVVLHVGGGTAEASVLTLVDGAYEALGLEYDPFFGGQDLDRRIVDHFVGLVRNKHGKDISNDGAAMDKLRTACERAKKTLSHQDDARVTVESLVDGVDLAEPLTRAEFEELNHDLFLKVVELVDKAVSQARDYYMDSDELVIDEVVL, from the exons ATGGTGGTGTCGTCCAACTCCAAGAAGGTGTGCGTGGTCGGCGCCGGCGTTGCGGGGTTGGCAGCTGCCCGCGAGCTGCTCCAAGAGGGCCACGACGTGACGGTCATGGAGCAgagcgccggcgtcggcgggcAGTGGCTGTACGACCCCGCGAccgacgccggcgaccccctCGGCACGGCCGGCGCGCACAGCAGCATCTACGCCTCCCTCCGGCTCAACACCCCCAGGGAGGTCGTCGGCTTCTCGGGCTTCCCCTTCTATCCCAAGgacaacggcggcggcgatgcccgGCGCTACCCGGGACACGGCGAGTTCCTGAGGTACATCAGGGACTTCTGCGACGCGTTCGGGTTCATGGACGCCGTCAGACTCAGCACCAGGGTCCTGCACGTCGGCCCGGCGCCGCGCGACGGCGGCATCGTCCTGCGGTGGGTGGTGAGGTGCGTCAAGCAAGGTGATTGTGGCGAGGTGGTAACGACGACGGAGGAGGTGTTcgacgccgtcgtcgtcgccgtcggccaGTACACGCAGCCAAGGCTCCCGACCATCAACCTTCACCTGCACCCCGAG ATCGATTGCTTGTGCGAGGACGGGCGGGTGGTCTTCTCCGACGgcttcgtcgtcgtcgccgacgcCATCATCTACTGCTCGGG ACTCT GGCTCCTGGCACTTGCAGCGCTCGGCAAGGCAGGTGCGCTGTTCCTCGACCTGGAGTGGCCTCccgatccggcgacgtattaccCGCCGGGGAGAGTCATCGCCGTCGACCTCGGCAACACCAACTCCTGCGTCGCCGGCTACGGGGGCGGCGGCCAAACCCAGACCATGTTCCAGCTCTGCATCCCATCCTGGGTCGCCTtcgccgacgacggcgccgtCCTCGTCGGCGAGGACGCCAGGAACCACGCCGCCGTCAATCCCCAAGCCGCCATCTCCGGCTTCAAGCGCCTCCTCGGCAAAAG ATTGACACGCGTTTTTGAGCGGGAGTTCGCTGAGAGAGTCAAGGAGAATCTGCCGTACAAGATTGATGTGGACAAGGACGTGTGGCCTCACATCCAGGTGACGACTTCGGACGGCGCGGTCAGGCTCTTGGGCGTCGAGAAGCTCACGGCCATGGTGGTCGCCAAGCTCAAGGAGACGGCGGAGGCGTACCTCGGCCACCGCGTCGAGGCCGCCATCCTCACCCTCCCGCAGGCGTTCAGCGACTACGCGTCCAGGGACGCGGCGTTCTTCGCCGGGAGGCTTGCCGGCTTGGAGGCCATGAGAGTGCTCAGCGAGCCCGCCGCGGCAGCCAACGCCTACGCCGTCGACGAGCATCTGCGCGAGGAGGGCAACGTCGTCGTCCTGCacgtcggcggcggcacggccgaGGCGAGCGTCCTGACGCTCGTCGACGGCGCGTACGAGGCCCTGGGACTGGAATACGACCCGTTCTTCGGAGGGCAGGACTTGGACCGGAGGATCGTGGACCACTTCGTCGGGCTCGTCAGGAACAAGCACGGAAAGGACATCAGCAacgacggcgccgccatggaTAAGCTGAGGACGGCGTGCGAGCGTGCCAAGAAGACACTGAGCCACCAGGACGACGCCCGGGTCACCGTCGAATCGCTCGTCGACGGCGTGGATCTGGCGGAGCCGCTGACCCGGGCCGAGTTTGAGGAGCTGAACCATGATCTGTTCCTCAAAGTTGTGGAGCTGGTGGATAAGGCGGTGTCGCAAGCTCGAGATTATTACATGGACAGTGATGAGCTGGTGATCGATGAGGTTGTTCTATGA
- the LOC120660086 gene encoding probable inactive purple acid phosphatase 2 — MHPENPHHLPFLFLAVAALAAGTAAAAGTTFAANLSPSDHRIKIRWSGLPAPDGLDYVAMYSPPSSRDRDFLGYLFLNGSASWRDGHGELSLPRLPTLRAPYQFRLFRWPANEYSYHHIDHDGNPLPHGKHRVAVSAEVSVGDPARPEQVHLAFADAVDEMRVMFLCGDGGRRVVRYGLQKDDEKGWKEVGTEVRTYERKHMCDWPANSSVAWRDPGFVFDGLIKGLEPGRKYFYKVGSDTGGWSETYSFISRDSEANETNAFLFGDMGTYVPYNTYIRTQAESLSTVKWILRDIEALGDKPAFISHIGDISYARGYSWVWDHFFSQIEPIAANTPYHVCIGNHEYDWPSQPWKPWWATYGKDGGGECGIPYSVKFRMPGNSVLPTGNGGPDTRNLYYSFDSGVVHFVYMSTETNFLQGSDQYNFLKGDLEKVNRTRTPFVVFQGHRPMYTSSDETRDAALKQQMLQNLEPLLVTYNVTLALWGHVHRYERFCPMKNFQCVNTSSSFQYPGAPVHLVIGMGGQDWQPIWQPRPDHPDVPIFPQPERSMYRGGVFGYTRLVATREKLTLTYVGNHDGQVHDMVEIFSGQVSINSSVDEAVDGTKLGTGVSTVRKIPPLYLEIGGSVMFALLVGFGFGILVRRKKEAAQWTPVKNEES; from the exons ATGCACCCCGAAAACCCCCACcacctccccttcctcttcctcgccgtcgcggccctcgccgccggcacggcggccgccgcgggcacCACCTTCGCCGCGAACCTCTCCCCGTCGGACCACCGGATCAAGATCCGCTGGTCGGGCCTCCCGGCCCCGGACGGCCTCGACTACGTCGCCATGtactcgccgccgtcctcccgcGACCGCGACTTCCTCGGCTACCTCTTCCTCAACGGCTCCGCCTCCTGGCGCGACGGCCACGGGGAGCTCTCCCTCCCGCGCCTCCCCACCCTCCGCGCGCCCTACCAGTTCCGCCTCTTCCGCTGGCCCGCCAATGAGTACTCCTACCACCACATCGACCACGACGGGAACCCGCTCCCCCACGGCAAGCACCGCGTCGCCGTCTCCGCCGAGGTCTCCGTCGGCGACCCCGCCCGCCCCGAGCAGGTGCACCTCGCCTTCGCGGACGCCGTCGACGAGATGCGGGTCATGTTCCtgtgcggcgacggcgggaggaGGGTCGTCAGGTACGGGCTGCAGAAAGATGACGAGAAAGGGTGGAAGGAGGTGGGCACGGAGGTGAGGACGTACGAGCGGAAGCACATGTGCGATTGGCCGGCGAACAGCAGCGTCGCCTGGAGGGATCCGGGATTCGTCTTCGACGGCCTCATCAAGGGATTGGAGCCCGGAAGGAAGTACTTTTACAAG GTCGGTAGTGACACAGGAGGATGGAGTGAAACCTACAGTTTTATTTCACGTGACAGTGAAGCCAATGAGACCAACGCGTTTCTTTTTGGTGACATGGGAACATATGTGCCTTATAACACCTACATTCGCACACAAGCCGAGAGCTTATCCACAGTAAAGTGGATCCTCCGTGATATTGAAGCCCTTGGAGATAAACCCGCCTTTATTTCACACATTGGGGACATCAGCTATGCTAGAGGTTATTCTTGGGTATGGGATCATTTCTTCAGCCAGATTGAGCCTATTGCTGCCAATACCCCCTACCATGTCTGTATAGGAAATCATGAGTATGATTGGCCATCACAACCTTGGAAACCATGGTGGGCTACCTATGGAAAGGACGGTGGGGGTGAATGTGGAATACCATACAGCGTCAAGTTCAGAATGCCTGGCAATTCAGTTCTACCTACTGGTAATGGTGGTCCAGACACCAGGAATCTTTATTACTCATTTGATTCAGGTGTGGTGCATTTCGTGTACATGTCCACAGAAACTAATTTTCTTCAGGGCAGTGACCAGTACAACTTCTTAAAAGGGGACCTTGAGAAGGTGAACCGAACTAGAACACCATTTGTTGTTTTTCAGGGCCACCGTCCCATGTACACCTCAAGTGATGAAACCAGGGATGCTGCTTTGAAACAGCAGATGCTCCAGAATTTGGAACCACTGCTGGTGACATATAATGTGACCCTTGCACTCTGGGGACATGTCCACAGGTATGAGAGGTTCTGCCCCATGAAGAACTTCCAATGTGTTAACACTTCGTCAAGCTTCCAATACCCTGGCGCCCCTGTGCATCTTGTGATCGGGATGGGTGGTCAAGACTGGCAACCTATATGGCAACCAAGGCCTGATCACCCTGATGTTCCCATCTTTCCGCAGCCCGAGAGGTCTATGTACCGTGGAGGTGTGTTTGGATACACAAGACTTGTGGCTACAAGGGAGAAGCTAACACTAACGTATGTGGGGAACCATGATGGGCAAGTCCATGATATGGTGGAGATATTTTCTGGCCAAGTATCCATTAACAGCAGTGTTGATGAGGCGGTGGATGGGACAAAACTCGGCACAGGAGTCAGCaccgtgcgaaaaattcctccTTTGTACTTGGAAATCGGAGGCAGTGTGATGTTTGCGCTGCTGGTAGGATTTGGTTTTGGAATTCTTGTCAGGAGAAAGAAAGAAGCTGCACAGTGGACTCCGGTAAAGAATGAGGAATCTTAA